Proteins encoded by one window of Bactrocera oleae isolate idBacOlea1 chromosome 4, idBacOlea1, whole genome shotgun sequence:
- the LOC106624504 gene encoding serine protease 33, with protein sequence MHLWNIWSLLIIGHCWNLCEVIRLVDAGILNTILGVPSECVHQNSVWPCKLSFSCWLQGGRHAKGCGANKWLFSCCIGGSGNANTANNIAITAAAVQYGLYQGNNDHPSAGNLVSNTLTDYKRLAASAPSGIGASSSGVGGSVLPKRVMLKRRNENDVFIKLECGLPRAAQRTLQKRIIGGRTANFAEYPWQAHIRIAEFQCGGVLVSHNIVATAAHCIQQARLPDISVFLGELDTQNLGHIHEPLPVEKHKVIQKIVHPRFQFRMTQPDRFDVALLKLAKPTGFSDHILPICLPQFPITLIGRKGLIAGWGKTEASMGHTGTNMLQVATVPIITTFDCIRWHESKRINVELYSEMFCAGHSDGHQDACLGDSGGPLIIKERGRFILVGITSAGFGCGVDHQPGIYHNIQMTAKWIQEMIVRHA encoded by the exons ATGCACCTATGGAATATATGGTCGCTACTCATCATCGGCCACTGTTGGAATCTCTGCGAAGTCATCAGACTAGTTGATGCGG GCATTCTAAACACCATCTTAGGCGTTCCCAGCGAGTGTGTGCACCAGAACAGCGTGTGGCCGTGTAAATTGTCTTTCTCCTGTTGGCTGCAAGGTGGGCGCCACGCAAAAGGCTGTGGCGCCAACAAATGGTTATTTTCCTGTTGCATCGGCGGCAGTGGCAACGCCAATACAGCGAACAATATAGCCATCACAGCAGCAGCGGTACAGTATGGACTTTACCAGGGAAATAACGATCACCCATCTGCTGGAAATCTCGTAAGTAACACGCTCACTGACTATAAGCGTCTGGCGGCTAGTGCTCCCAGTGGCATAGGTGCTAGTAGCAGTGGTGTTGGTGGTAGCGTGCTACCCAAACGCGTAATGCTAAAGCGACGCAATGAGAATGACGTGTTCATCAAG CTCGAATGCGGTTTGCCACGCGCCGCACAGCGTACACTGCAGAAGCGCATTATTGGTGGCAGGACTGCGAATTTCGCCGAATATCCTTGGCAGGCGCATATACGTATAGCGGAGTTTCAATGTGGCGGTGTTTTGGTTTCACATAATATCGTCGCAACGGCGGCACATTGCATACAACAGGCGCGTCTACCGGACATTTCAGTGTTTCTGGGCGAATTGGATACACAGAATTTGGGGCATATACATGAGCCGCTGCCGGTGGAGAAGCATAAAGTCATACAGAAGATTGTACATCCGCGCTTTCAGTTTCGTATGACGCAGCCGGATCGTTTCGATGTGGCGCTACTCAAGCTAGCTAAGCCAACGGGGTTTAG TGATCACATTCTTCCCATTTGCCTGCCACAGTTTCCCATCACTTTAATTGGTCGTAAAGGCTTGATCGCCGGTTGGGGCAAAACTGAGGCCAGTATGGGTCACACGGGCACTAATATGTTGCAAGTAGCAACTGTACCAATCATCA CTACCTTTGATTGCATACGCTGGCACGAGAGTAAACGTATCAATGTGGAACTTTATAGCGAAATGTTTTGTGCGGGACACTCGGATGGGCATCAGGATGCGTGTTTGG GTGACTCTGGTGGCCCGCTGATTATCAAAGAACGCGGCCGTTTCATACTGGTTGGCATCACTAGCGCCGGTTTTGGTTGTGGCGTCGATCATCAGCCGGGCATTTATCACAATATACAAATGACTGCTAAATGGATACAGGAAATGATTGTGCGACATGCCTAA